A portion of the Toxotes jaculatrix isolate fToxJac2 chromosome 16, fToxJac2.pri, whole genome shotgun sequence genome contains these proteins:
- the cabp1b gene encoding calcium-binding protein 1b isoform X2: protein MGNSVKSLKIFTKKDRELRPEEMDELREAFKEFDKDKDGFIGCKDLGNCMRTMGYMPTEMELIELSQQINMNLGGHVDFEDFVELMGPKLLAETADMIGVKELRDAFKEFDTNGDGQISTAELREAMKKLLGQQVGHRDLEDILRDIDLNGDGHVDFEEFVRMMSR from the exons GACCGAGAGTTGAGGCCAGAAGAAATGGATG AGTTGCGTGAGGCATTCAAGGAGTTCgacaaagacaaagatgggTTCATTGGCTGTAAAGACCTGGGGAACTGCATGAGAACCATGGGCTACATGCCAACAGAGATGGAGCTAATAGAACTGAGCCAGCAGATCAACATGAATT TGGGAGGACATGTCGACTTCGAGGACTTTGTTGAACTCATGGGGCCCAAGCTTCTGGCTGAAACTGCAGACATGATTGGGGTGAAAGAGCTGAGGGATGCATTCAAGGAG tttgacACAAATGGCGATGGCCAGATCAGTACAGCAGAACTAAGAGAAGCAATGAAAAAACTTTTAGGACAACAG GTTGGACACAGGGATCTGGAGGACATCCTGCGAGACATAGATCTCAACGGGGATGGACATGTAGACTTTGAAG AATTTGTGCGGATGATGTCTCGATGA